One window of Streptomyces sp. SUK 48 genomic DNA carries:
- a CDS encoding sugar ABC transporter permease — MQHGKYRFIVGFLVLPLGLYALFVVWPFIQSIYYSFTDWTGLSPEFKMVGFDNYKRMLHDDVFWKSLQHSLLFALVLPVVTISLALFFAFMINVGGRRRKGGPAITGVRGSSFYKIVYFFPQVLSIAIVALLFQFAYNPDSGAINSLLRGIGLDHVQPLWLGDPGLALWCVMAVLVWSTTGFFVVLFSAGMASIPAELYEAALIDGAGRAATFFRITLPLLWDTVQSGWVYMGILALGAESFAVVQIMTTGPGGPDYSTTVLVLYVYQKAFRDGQAAYATTIGVALLVVTLAFAAIVMRLGRRERLEF; from the coding sequence ATGCAGCACGGCAAGTACCGGTTCATCGTGGGGTTTTTGGTACTGCCCCTGGGACTGTACGCGCTGTTCGTGGTGTGGCCGTTCATCCAGTCCATCTATTACTCGTTCACGGACTGGACCGGCCTGAGCCCCGAATTCAAGATGGTCGGCTTCGACAATTACAAGAGGATGCTGCACGACGACGTCTTCTGGAAGTCGTTGCAGCACAGCCTGCTCTTCGCTCTGGTGCTGCCGGTCGTGACGATCAGTCTGGCGCTTTTCTTCGCCTTCATGATCAACGTGGGCGGACGGCGCAGAAAGGGCGGCCCCGCCATCACGGGCGTGCGGGGCTCCTCCTTCTACAAGATCGTTTATTTCTTTCCGCAGGTCCTGTCCATCGCGATCGTCGCGCTCCTCTTCCAGTTCGCCTACAACCCGGACAGCGGGGCGATCAATTCGCTGCTGCGCGGGATCGGACTCGATCATGTGCAGCCCTTGTGGCTGGGTGATCCGGGCCTCGCCCTGTGGTGTGTGATGGCGGTGCTCGTCTGGTCCACCACCGGCTTCTTCGTGGTCCTCTTCTCCGCGGGCATGGCCTCGATCCCGGCCGAGCTGTACGAGGCCGCGCTGATCGACGGCGCGGGCCGCGCCGCCACCTTCTTCCGCATCACCCTGCCCCTGCTGTGGGACACCGTGCAGTCCGGCTGGGTCTACATGGGCATCCTCGCGCTGGGCGCCGAGTCCTTCGCGGTCGTACAGATCATGACGACCGGTCCGGGCGGGCCCGACTACTCGACCACGGTGCTGGTCCTGTACGTGTACCAGAAGGCGTTCCGGGACGGTCAGGCCGCCTACGCCACCACCATCGGCGTCGCCCTGCTGGTCGTCACGCTCGCCTTCGCGGCGATCGTGATGCGGCTGGGCCGTCGCGAGCGGCTGGAGTTCTGA
- the ngcE gene encoding N-acetylglucosamine/diacetylchitobiose ABC transporter substrate-binding protein codes for MGSTAHDREGVGRRELIRRSAALGLVAVPGMSLLSACASSGGDGQTKAKAGKKTAKNPLGVNDTAKMEFVLFDGGFGKEYAQDAVKIYQKDFPKAQVKFAATQKIQSTLQPRFNQGNPPDLIDNSGAEQMDMGVLVGKNQLADLTPLLDAPSYDDPGKKVRDTLRPGIVEMGQFDGNPVWIMYYAYTVYGVWYSQKALDSLDAEYPKTWDEMLQVCAKAKKKGMAGWTYAGKYPYYIPFSLYPMIGKVGGVEVLNAIDNLEPNAWKHPAVKACFEAYYELFKKGYILKGTPGLDHIQSQTAWAKGEALFIPNGSWVENESANVIPKDFDLAVSAPSGIDGGDKMPFGTIWASGGEPFIVPSKAANPEGGMEQLRIMLSEASSKNFTSKVKSLSAYNGGTDGIELTPGLKSGVAALKLAGSHVVNPRLQDWYVQLQKEKIGVGALGEMMAGRLTPAEAIKKIQGYADEAAKDTTIKHYKHQ; via the coding sequence ATGGGATCCACTGCGCACGACCGTGAGGGTGTCGGCCGCCGAGAACTGATCAGGCGGTCCGCCGCGCTCGGCCTGGTCGCCGTTCCGGGGATGAGCCTGCTGTCCGCCTGCGCGAGCAGCGGCGGCGACGGCCAGACCAAGGCGAAGGCCGGAAAGAAGACCGCCAAGAACCCGCTCGGCGTCAACGACACCGCGAAGATGGAGTTCGTCCTCTTCGACGGCGGCTTCGGCAAGGAGTACGCGCAGGACGCGGTCAAGATCTACCAGAAGGACTTCCCCAAGGCCCAGGTGAAGTTCGCCGCCACCCAGAAGATCCAGTCCACCCTCCAGCCCCGCTTCAACCAGGGCAACCCGCCGGACCTCATCGACAACTCCGGCGCCGAGCAGATGGACATGGGCGTCCTGGTCGGCAAGAACCAGCTGGCGGACCTCACCCCGCTGCTCGACGCGCCGTCGTACGACGACCCGGGCAAGAAGGTCCGCGACACGCTGCGGCCCGGCATCGTGGAGATGGGCCAGTTCGACGGCAACCCGGTGTGGATCATGTACTACGCGTACACGGTCTACGGCGTCTGGTACTCCCAGAAGGCCCTCGACTCGCTGGACGCCGAGTACCCGAAGACCTGGGACGAGATGCTCCAGGTGTGCGCCAAGGCCAAGAAGAAGGGCATGGCGGGCTGGACGTACGCGGGCAAGTACCCGTACTACATCCCCTTCTCGCTCTACCCGATGATCGGCAAGGTCGGCGGCGTCGAGGTCCTGAACGCCATCGACAACCTGGAGCCGAACGCCTGGAAGCACCCGGCCGTCAAGGCGTGCTTCGAGGCGTACTACGAGCTGTTCAAGAAGGGCTACATCCTCAAGGGCACGCCCGGCCTGGACCACATCCAGTCGCAGACCGCGTGGGCCAAGGGCGAGGCCCTGTTCATCCCGAACGGCTCCTGGGTGGAGAACGAGTCGGCGAACGTCATCCCCAAGGACTTCGACCTCGCGGTCTCGGCGCCCTCCGGCATCGACGGCGGCGACAAGATGCCCTTCGGCACCATCTGGGCCTCCGGCGGCGAGCCGTTCATCGTGCCCTCCAAGGCGGCGAACCCCGAGGGCGGCATGGAGCAGCTGCGCATCATGCTCTCCGAGGCGTCCTCGAAGAACTTCACCTCCAAGGTGAAGTCGCTGTCCGCCTACAACGGCGGCACCGACGGCATCGAGCTGACCCCGGGCCTGAAGTCGGGCGTGGCGGCGCTGAAGCTGGCCGGCTCCCACGTGGTGAACCCGCGGCTTCAGGACTGGTACGTCCAGTTGCAGAAGGAGAAGATCGGCGTGGGCGCCCTCGGCGAGATGATGGCGGGCCGGCTCACCCCGGCGGAGGCCATAAAGAAGATCCAGGGCTACGCCGACGAGGCCGCCAAGGACACCACCATCAAGCACTACAAGCACCAGTAA
- a CDS encoding GH92 family glycosyl hydrolase — MQRRTRHRWGPAAVLTAAFVMAVGAQGAAVALPAKAPVADREFASSFEAGDPAPDWVDTVDTGPDGAPRASGVDGGYSTGIPGNVNDHVTEVRASGENAGAGEVKENLADGESGTKWLTFQPTGWAEFDLDKPVAVRTYALTSANDYAERDPRDWTLLGSTDGKDWKSLDARTGETFSERFQTTSYDLAQPAEYQHFRLEVTRNNGAPDVLQLADVQFATGGGGGPVPQDMLTLVDKGPTASPTAKARAGFTGTRALRYAGRHTADGRAYSFNKVFDVNVRVGGDTQLSYRIFPSMADGDRDYDATDVSLDLAFTDGTYLSGLGALDQHGFPLSPRGQGDAKSLYVNQWNNVVARIGSVAAGKTVDRILVGYDSPTGPAKFRGWIDDVSLKPVAPERPKAHLSDYALTTRGTNSSGSFSRGNNFPATALPHGFNFWTPVTNASSLSWLYEYAHANNEANLPTIQAFSASHEPSPWMGDRQTFQVMPSAASGTPDTGREARALAFRHENETARPYYYGVRFENGLKAEMAPTDHAAVMRFTYPGSDAGVLFDNVTEQAGLTLDKEHGTVTGYSDVKSGLSTGATRLFVYGVFDRPVTDGSASGVKGYLRFAAGAGHTVTLRLATSLISVDQAKDNLRREIPDGTSFGAVKARAQRTWDKLLGKVEVQGATPDQLTTLYSSMYRLYLYPNSGYEKVDGKDRYASPFSPMQSQDTPTHTGAKIVDGTVYVNNGFWDTYRTTWPAYSFLTPTQAGAMVDGFVQQYKDGGWTSRWSSPGYADLMTGTSSDVAFADAYVKGVKFDAKAAYEAALKNATVVPPSSGVGRKGMSTSPFLGYTSTDTAEGLSWAMEGYVNDYGIAKMGAALYEKTGERHYKEESDYFLNRARDYVNLFDPKAGFFQGKDAKGNWRLDSARYDPRVWGYDYTETNGWGYAFSVPQDSRGLADLYGGRKQLADKLDQFFATPETASPEFVGSYGGVIHEMTEARDVRMGMLGQSNQVAHHVSYMYDAAGRPWKTQAAVRQILSRLYLGSEIGQGYHGDEDNGEQSGWFLFSALGFYPLVMGSGDYSIGSPLFKKVTVHLENGHDLVVRAPGNSAKNVYVQNVTFNGRPWKSTSLPQSLLAKGGELTFTMGPRPSAWGSGKNAGPVSITQDDQVPAPRTDLLRGEGALFDDTSATQETFTSVELPVNRSGKPVQYTLTSAADHTTAPAGWTLQGSADGTTWRTLDHRSGETFPWNRQTRAFTIAAPGSYAKYRLVLGGSATLAEVELLG; from the coding sequence ATGCAGCGGAGAACTCGGCACAGATGGGGCCCGGCGGCCGTGCTCACGGCCGCCTTCGTGATGGCCGTGGGCGCGCAGGGCGCCGCGGTGGCACTGCCCGCCAAGGCCCCGGTGGCCGACCGGGAGTTCGCATCCTCGTTCGAGGCGGGTGATCCCGCCCCCGACTGGGTGGACACGGTCGACACCGGCCCGGACGGCGCCCCGCGCGCCTCGGGGGTAGACGGCGGCTACAGCACCGGCATACCGGGCAATGTGAACGACCACGTCACCGAGGTCCGGGCGAGCGGCGAGAACGCGGGCGCGGGCGAGGTGAAGGAGAACCTGGCCGACGGCGAGTCCGGCACCAAGTGGCTGACCTTCCAGCCCACCGGCTGGGCGGAGTTCGACCTGGACAAGCCCGTCGCGGTCCGGACGTACGCGCTGACCTCGGCCAACGACTACGCCGAGCGCGACCCGCGGGACTGGACGCTGCTCGGCTCCACCGACGGCAAGGACTGGAAGAGCCTCGACGCGCGGACGGGCGAGACCTTCTCCGAGCGGTTCCAGACCACGTCGTACGACCTCGCGCAGCCGGCCGAGTACCAGCACTTCCGGCTGGAGGTGACGAGGAACAACGGGGCGCCGGACGTCCTCCAGCTCGCGGATGTGCAGTTCGCCACGGGTGGCGGCGGTGGTCCGGTGCCGCAGGACATGCTGACGCTGGTCGACAAGGGCCCGACCGCCTCGCCGACGGCCAAGGCGCGGGCCGGGTTCACCGGGACCCGGGCGCTGCGGTACGCGGGGCGGCACACGGCGGACGGCCGCGCGTACTCCTTCAACAAGGTGTTCGACGTCAATGTGAGGGTCGGCGGCGACACGCAGTTGTCGTACCGGATCTTCCCCTCGATGGCCGACGGCGACCGGGACTACGACGCGACCGACGTCTCCCTGGACCTCGCCTTCACCGACGGCACCTACCTCAGCGGCCTCGGCGCGCTGGACCAGCACGGGTTCCCACTGTCGCCGCGCGGGCAGGGCGACGCAAAGTCGCTGTACGTCAATCAGTGGAACAACGTCGTCGCGCGGATCGGCTCGGTCGCGGCCGGCAAGACGGTCGACCGGATTCTCGTCGGGTACGACTCCCCCACCGGGCCGGCGAAGTTCCGGGGCTGGATCGACGACGTGTCGCTGAAGCCGGTGGCGCCCGAGCGGCCGAAGGCGCATCTGTCCGACTACGCGCTGACCACGCGCGGCACCAACTCCAGCGGCAGCTTCTCGCGGGGCAACAACTTCCCCGCGACCGCGCTGCCGCACGGTTTCAACTTCTGGACGCCGGTGACCAACGCGTCGTCGCTGAGCTGGCTCTACGAGTACGCGCATGCGAACAACGAGGCCAATCTGCCGACGATCCAGGCGTTCAGCGCGAGCCATGAGCCGAGCCCGTGGATGGGTGACCGGCAGACCTTCCAGGTGATGCCGTCGGCCGCGTCCGGCACCCCGGACACCGGCCGGGAGGCGCGGGCGCTGGCGTTCCGGCACGAGAACGAGACGGCGCGGCCGTATTACTACGGCGTACGGTTCGAGAACGGGCTCAAGGCGGAGATGGCGCCGACCGACCACGCGGCGGTGATGCGCTTCACCTATCCCGGCTCCGACGCCGGCGTGCTCTTCGACAACGTCACCGAGCAGGCGGGGCTGACGCTGGACAAGGAGCACGGGACCGTCACCGGCTACTCGGACGTCAAGTCGGGTCTGTCGACCGGCGCGACCCGGCTGTTCGTGTACGGCGTGTTCGACCGGCCGGTCACGGACGGGTCGGCGAGCGGGGTGAAGGGCTACCTGCGGTTCGCGGCCGGCGCCGGCCACACCGTCACCCTGCGGCTCGCGACCTCGCTGATCAGCGTCGACCAGGCGAAGGACAATCTGCGCCGGGAGATCCCGGACGGCACCTCCTTCGGCGCCGTGAAGGCGCGGGCGCAGCGCACCTGGGACAAACTGCTCGGCAAGGTCGAGGTGCAGGGCGCGACACCGGACCAGCTGACCACGCTGTACTCCAGCATGTACCGGCTGTACCTGTACCCCAACTCGGGTTACGAGAAGGTGGACGGGAAGGACCGGTACGCCTCCCCGTTCTCCCCGATGCAGAGCCAGGACACCCCGACGCACACCGGCGCGAAGATCGTGGACGGCACGGTGTACGTCAACAACGGTTTCTGGGACACCTACCGGACGACCTGGCCGGCGTACTCGTTCCTGACGCCCACTCAGGCGGGCGCGATGGTCGACGGGTTCGTGCAGCAGTACAAGGACGGCGGCTGGACCTCGCGCTGGTCCTCCCCCGGTTACGCGGACCTGATGACCGGCACCTCCTCGGACGTGGCGTTCGCCGACGCCTACGTCAAGGGCGTGAAGTTCGACGCGAAGGCGGCGTACGAGGCGGCGCTGAAGAACGCGACCGTGGTGCCGCCGAGTTCGGGGGTGGGCCGCAAGGGCATGAGCACCTCGCCGTTCCTCGGATACACCAGCACCGACACCGCCGAGGGGCTGTCCTGGGCGATGGAGGGGTACGTCAACGACTACGGCATCGCGAAGATGGGCGCGGCGCTGTACGAGAAGACGGGCGAGAGGCACTACAAGGAGGAGTCGGACTACTTCCTCAACCGCGCCCGCGACTACGTGAACCTCTTCGACCCGAAGGCCGGCTTCTTCCAGGGGAAGGACGCCAAGGGCAACTGGCGCCTTGATTCCGCGCGTTACGACCCCCGGGTGTGGGGTTACGACTACACGGAGACCAACGGCTGGGGCTACGCCTTCTCCGTGCCGCAGGACAGCCGGGGCCTCGCCGACCTGTACGGCGGCAGGAAGCAGCTCGCCGACAAGCTGGACCAGTTCTTCGCCACCCCGGAGACCGCGTCCCCCGAGTTCGTCGGGTCCTACGGCGGGGTCATCCACGAGATGACCGAGGCGCGGGACGTGCGGATGGGCATGCTCGGGCAGTCCAACCAGGTCGCGCATCACGTCTCGTACATGTACGACGCGGCGGGCCGGCCGTGGAAGACGCAGGCGGCGGTGCGGCAGATCCTGTCCCGGCTCTACCTGGGCAGCGAGATCGGGCAGGGCTACCACGGCGACGAGGACAACGGCGAGCAGTCCGGCTGGTTCCTCTTCTCCGCGCTCGGCTTCTACCCCCTGGTCATGGGCAGCGGCGACTACTCCATCGGCTCCCCGCTGTTCAAGAAGGTCACCGTGCACCTGGAGAACGGCCACGACCTGGTGGTCCGGGCGCCGGGCAACAGCGCGAAGAACGTCTACGTGCAGAACGTGACCTTCAACGGCCGCCCCTGGAAGTCCACTTCGCTGCCGCAGTCGCTGCTGGCCAAGGGCGGGGAGCTGACGTTCACCATGGGACCCCGGCCCTCGGCGTGGGGCTCCGGGAAGAACGCGGGGCCGGTGTCGATCACCCAGGACGACCAGGTGCCCGCGCCCCGGACGGACCTGCTGCGCGGGGAGGGCGCCCTGTTCGACGACACCTCGGCGACACAGGAGACGTTCACCTCCGTCGAGCTGCCGGTGAACCGGTCCGGGAAGCCGGTCCAGTACACGCTGACGTCGGCGGCGGACCACACCACGGCGCCGGCCGGCTGGACCCTCCAGGGCTCGGCCGACGGCACGACCTGGCGGACGCTGGACCACCGCTCCGGGGAGACCTTCCCGTGGAACCGGCAGACCCGGGCGTTCACCATCGCGGCGCCGGGGTCGTACGCCAAGTACCGGTTGGTACTAGGTGGTTCGGCGACGCTGGCGGAGGTGGAGCTGCTCGGATGA
- a CDS encoding ATP-binding protein, with the protein MNEQIELLRQLDQFYPRARRSVPAARRFAEWALADWGLAAWERGADVSLCVSELATNAVVHGVPPGRGFLLRLCHDGALVRVEVHDSGTGVPVVAHPLLDEGGRGLLLVSALADTWGVGERNPGKIVWCEFALPEGRAVT; encoded by the coding sequence GTGAACGAGCAGATTGAACTCCTGCGACAGCTCGACCAGTTCTACCCACGGGCCCGCCGCTCCGTCCCCGCTGCCAGACGGTTCGCGGAGTGGGCGTTGGCGGACTGGGGACTGGCCGCATGGGAGCGCGGCGCGGACGTATCGCTCTGTGTGAGCGAGTTGGCGACGAACGCGGTCGTGCACGGTGTCCCGCCGGGCCGGGGCTTCCTGCTGCGGCTGTGCCATGACGGCGCCCTCGTCCGGGTCGAGGTCCACGACAGCGGAACGGGCGTCCCGGTGGTCGCGCACCCCCTCCTGGACGAGGGCGGCCGAGGGCTGCTGCTGGTGTCGGCGCTGGCCGACACGTGGGGCGTGGGGGAGCGGAACCCCGGCAAGATCGTGTGGTGCGAGTTCGCGCTGCCCGAGGGGCGGGCCGTCACATGA
- a CDS encoding helix-turn-helix transcriptional regulator, which yields MTPAHRKNQSAMRMLGRQLGAARRAAGLSQPALAAKLKVNDETIASIEQGRRPLKLDIAERCDELLGTKGTLAAGVTNLPEIDQFPLWAEEYMDQEKVAVALSWYDNAVIPGLLQTEAYARAVLQNRVPAYDEESLETTLRLRLDRQEILKRKCPPTLSFVVWEPALRLRIGCEEVRREQMRYLREVAELLCVSLQVLPLDSNLHAGLNGPFTLLETPDHQHLAYTESQRGSQLVSDPEEVSRLARKYAMLRTQALNIQYSKGLLDRLLGEQ from the coding sequence ATGACGCCTGCACACAGGAAGAACCAGTCGGCCATGCGGATGCTCGGCCGTCAACTGGGCGCGGCCCGCCGAGCGGCCGGTCTGAGCCAACCCGCGCTGGCCGCGAAACTGAAGGTCAACGACGAGACGATCGCGTCGATCGAACAGGGCCGACGTCCCCTGAAGTTGGACATCGCCGAGAGGTGTGACGAGCTTCTGGGCACCAAGGGGACGCTGGCGGCGGGGGTGACGAACCTGCCGGAGATCGACCAGTTCCCGCTGTGGGCGGAGGAGTACATGGATCAGGAGAAGGTGGCCGTCGCGCTGTCTTGGTACGACAACGCCGTTATCCCAGGTCTGTTGCAGACCGAGGCGTACGCCCGCGCGGTGCTACAGAATCGCGTCCCGGCGTACGACGAGGAGAGCCTGGAAACGACGCTACGGCTGCGACTCGATCGCCAGGAGATCCTGAAGCGCAAGTGTCCGCCGACGTTGAGCTTCGTGGTGTGGGAGCCCGCGCTGCGTCTGAGGATCGGCTGCGAGGAGGTCCGCAGGGAGCAGATGCGGTATCTGCGTGAAGTGGCCGAACTGCTGTGCGTCTCACTCCAGGTACTGCCACTGGACAGCAACCTCCACGCGGGACTCAACGGGCCCTTCACACTCCTCGAAACTCCGGACCACCAGCACCTCGCCTACACGGAATCGCAACGCGGAAGCCAGTTGGTTTCCGACCCCGAAGAGGTGTCTCGCCTGGCACGCAAATATGCGATGCTGCGGACACAGGCCCTGAACATCCAGTACTCCAAGGGCCTGCTCGACCGCCTGCTAGGAGAGCAATGA
- a CDS encoding DUF397 domain-containing protein, whose product MSAEALQWFKSTYSSDEGGQCLEVAVSWRKSSYSGDEGGQCVEVASCAHSVLVRDSKQDPSHAPTLRVSPLTWAAFTSSVR is encoded by the coding sequence ATGAGCGCGGAAGCACTTCAGTGGTTCAAGTCGACGTACAGCAGTGACGAAGGCGGCCAGTGCCTCGAAGTGGCCGTCTCCTGGCGCAAGTCGAGCTACAGCGGCGACGAAGGTGGCCAGTGCGTCGAAGTCGCCTCCTGCGCTCACTCCGTCCTCGTCCGGGACTCCAAGCAGGACCCCTCCCACGCGCCCACTCTCCGCGTCAGCCCGCTCACCTGGGCCGCCTTCACCTCCTCGGTCCGGTGA
- a CDS encoding DUF397 domain-containing protein, which yields MSAALQWFKSSYSSSEGGQCLEVAVSWRKSSYSGSEGGQCVEVASCAHSVLVRDSKQDPSHAPTLRVSPLTWAAFTSSVR from the coding sequence ATGAGCGCCGCACTTCAGTGGTTCAAGTCGAGCTACAGCAGCAGCGAAGGCGGCCAGTGCCTCGAAGTGGCCGTCTCCTGGCGTAAGTCGAGCTATAGCGGCAGCGAGGGCGGCCAGTGTGTCGAAGTCGCCTCCTGCGCTCACTCCGTCCTCGTCCGGGACTCCAAGCAGGACCCCTCCCACGCGCCCACTCTCCGCGTCAGCCCGCTCACCTGGGCCGCCTTCACCTCCTCGGTGCGATGA
- a CDS encoding poly-gamma-glutamate hydrolase family protein — protein sequence MNSRRAVLASVAALAAGLPTVNAVVSGSGATPASAADQYGSNTELYTRTADREGTDWVRRFRIGAPAQVTDNARTTSSPLGGTAVIAPHGGGIEAGTSELCMAIAGYTPFETDTDPASAAVPGEPQRDYWMFEALANSAAQHVTSTHCDDPAALAVCTGNLYAVSLHGFDDTSVKKVIVGGRDARLKRNLLAAFTKYGLTSPAADPDRNVTVVLADPSTSIDGDDPANIVNRTRTGGGAQLEISTALRKAMFGDFSGAAKRRTSAGVPSTASPYADHFWTGFVGAVREAVENHERGLDAL from the coding sequence ATGAACAGCAGACGCGCCGTCCTCGCCTCCGTCGCCGCCCTCGCCGCCGGGCTGCCCACCGTCAACGCCGTCGTCAGTGGCTCCGGTGCCACCCCGGCGAGCGCGGCGGACCAGTACGGGTCCAACACGGAGCTGTACACCCGTACCGCGGACCGGGAGGGCACCGACTGGGTGCGCCGGTTCCGGATCGGCGCGCCGGCGCAGGTCACGGACAACGCACGGACCACCAGCAGCCCGCTCGGCGGCACCGCGGTGATCGCACCGCACGGGGGCGGGATCGAGGCCGGTACGAGCGAGCTGTGCATGGCGATCGCCGGGTACACGCCGTTCGAGACGGACACCGACCCGGCGAGCGCGGCCGTACCGGGAGAGCCGCAGCGCGACTACTGGATGTTCGAGGCGCTGGCCAACTCCGCCGCGCAGCATGTGACGTCCACGCACTGCGACGACCCGGCGGCGCTGGCCGTCTGCACGGGCAACCTGTACGCCGTGTCGCTGCACGGGTTCGACGACACGTCCGTGAAGAAGGTGATCGTCGGGGGCCGGGACGCGCGGCTGAAGCGCAATCTGCTCGCGGCGTTCACGAAGTACGGGCTGACCTCCCCGGCGGCCGACCCGGACCGGAACGTCACCGTGGTCCTCGCGGACCCCTCGACCTCGATCGACGGCGACGACCCGGCCAACATCGTCAACCGCACCCGTACCGGCGGCGGCGCCCAGCTGGAGATATCCACCGCGCTGCGCAAGGCGATGTTCGGCGACTTCTCCGGCGCGGCCAAGCGCCGGACGAGCGCGGGCGTCCCGAGCACGGCCAGTCCCTACGCCGACCACTTCTGGACCGGCTTCGTGGGCGCCGTACGCGAGGCGGTCGAGAACCACGAGCGGGGCTTGGACGCCCTGTAG
- a CDS encoding GNAT family N-acetyltransferase, whose amino-acid sequence MTTDPPVPTDLTVRPARPSDARSLAELRWAFKREDHEAPPDTAPPLDEAERWIGERLGGGRWLAWVAEAGGEIRGHVFLALVERVPEPFADNDSLGYVTNFFVEPAYRNQGAGTALLDALTSYARGARLETLIVWPSERSDPLYRRSGFRPPAELLELPLPTDGGPTS is encoded by the coding sequence ATGACGACCGACCCCCCGGTGCCGACCGATCTCACCGTGCGGCCCGCCCGGCCCTCCGACGCCCGGTCCCTGGCCGAGCTGCGATGGGCGTTCAAGCGGGAGGACCACGAGGCGCCGCCGGACACCGCCCCGCCCCTGGACGAGGCCGAGCGGTGGATCGGCGAGCGGCTCGGCGGCGGGCGGTGGCTGGCCTGGGTGGCGGAGGCCGGGGGCGAGATCCGCGGCCATGTCTTCCTGGCACTGGTGGAGCGGGTGCCGGAGCCGTTCGCCGACAACGACTCCCTGGGCTATGTGACCAACTTCTTCGTCGAGCCGGCGTACCGGAACCAGGGGGCCGGTACCGCGCTCCTGGACGCGCTGACGTCATACGCGCGCGGCGCGAGGCTGGAGACGCTGATCGTCTGGCCGTCGGAGCGCAGCGATCCCCTCTACCGGCGCTCCGGCTTCCGGCCCCCGGCGGAGCTGCTGGAACTGCCCCTCCCGACCGACGGCGGTCCCACCTCCTAG